Proteins from a single region of Neodiprion virginianus isolate iyNeoVirg1 chromosome 4, iyNeoVirg1.1, whole genome shotgun sequence:
- the LOC124302244 gene encoding synaptic vesicle glycoprotein 2C-like isoform X1 yields MEVENQQRTKGVKPPLESEVQDAVDQTGFGKFHYKLFVICSMVFMNTGLGASSSGLIVPAASCDFKMRTEDKGRLTAAPMLGMVCGSYFWGCLADIKGRRTALLAALFLDGCAGLTSAFVPNYWVFAFLRFLNGFAITGQSAMIFPYLGEFQPKRLRETILCWLEMAWTAGIIMLPLLGWLIIPMTFRYTSENFSFASWNLFVLICSLPALSFSAVLLFFPESPKYLFEDSQDHRAMQILARMYAENSGKPAENYPVKFVRSGGDPLEAKLAVVSNDGLISPVKIKRRKKLIGKMLGDIVKHTMTILRPPYLTITLLTSTIQFAMTAAYYTLMSWFPELFRRFAEFEKENPDSSAGICSLSVVMPVANSTTQVDVVDEFGCETKLQGSVFLYTIFLGLACIPTSVWLPLCIGRLGYRFFLVVSTVFPGAAAVGLFFVTSSTQNLIVSCIFEALTSMGVSVVYCVLVTFYPTHLRVIAASFSALCGRSGALIGNLMFGYLLDLHCIVPIAVVAGLLFFGAALTFFLPRKAKLEKTDSTPVMN; encoded by the exons ATGGAAGTCGAAAATCAACAACGAACGAAAG GTGTAAAGCCGCCGTTAGAGAGTGAAGTCCAAGATGCAGTTGATCAAACAG GTTTCGGAAAATTTCACTACAAACTCTTCGTCATCTGTTCAATGGTGTTCATGAACACCGGACTCGGAGCCAGCAGCTCGGGTTTGATCGTACCTGCGGCTTCATGCGACTTCAAAATGAGGACCGAGGACAAGGGTCGGTTGACCGCCGCACCGATGCTCG gCATGGTCTGCGGCTCGTACTTCTGGGGATGTTTGGCGGACATCAAAGGTCGGCGAACAGCGCTGCTGGCAGCACTTTTCCTCGACGGATGTGCCGGTCTTACTTCAGCTTTCGTTCCGAATTATTGGGTCTTCGCTTTCCTCAGGTTCCTAAATGGATTCGC CATCACCGGACAGAGTGCCATGATATTTCCATACCTCGGTGAATTTCAACCCAAGAGATTGAGGGAGACTATTCTCTGCTGGCTGGAGATGGCTTGGACTGCTGGGATCATCATGCTCCCTT TGCTGGGTTGGCTGATAATCCCAATGACGTTCCGCTACACCTCGGAGAACTTCTCCTTCGCCTCGTGGAACCTCTTCGTCCTGATCTGCTCGCTGCCGGCTCTCTCGTTCAGCGCGGTGCTCCTTTTCTTTCCAGAATCACCAAAGTACCTGTTTGAGGACAGTCAGGATCACCGAGCGATGCAGATTCTGGCTCGGATGTACGCTGAGAACTCGGGAAAGCCGGCCGAAAATTATCCC GTGAAGTTCGTCAGGAGCGGCGGCGATCCTTTGGAAGCTAAATTGGCGGTAGTTTCAAACGACGGTCTAATTTCACCGGTGAAAATAAAGCGCCGTAAGAAGCTGATAGGGAAAATGTTGGGCGACATCGTCAAGCACACGATGACGATACTGCGGCCACCGTACCTTACGATAACGCTTCTCACCTCGACGATACAGTTTGCAATGACCGCCGCTTATTACACCCTGATGAGCTGGTTTCCGGAACTCTTTCGAAGGTTCGCCGAGTTCGAGAAGGAAAATCCGGATAGCTCTGCCGGCATTTGTTCCCTTTCCGTCGTAATGCCAGTCGCCAACTCTACCACG CAGGTAGACGTCGTAGATGAATTTGGGTGTGAGACCAAACTCCAGGGTTCCGTCTTCctttacacaatttttctgGGTCTGGCCTGCATTCCCACCAGCGTCTGGCTTCCTTTATGCATCGGACGTCTGGggtacagattttttttgg tcGTCAGCACTGTGTTTCCGGGCGCTGCTGCCGTTGGTCTCTTCTTCGTAACGTCATCGACACAGAATCTGATAGTTTCTTGTATATTCGAAGCCCTGACATCGATGGGAGTTAGTGTGGTTTACTGTGTGCTGGTCACTTTTTATCCCACACATTTGAG GGTAATCGCGGCGTCCTTTTCTGCATTGTGCGGTCGTTCCGGTGCGCTAATTGGGAACCTGATGTTCGGCTACCTGTTGGACCTTCATTGCATTGTTCCGATTGCGGTGGTCGCTGGCCTACTGTTCT TTGGCGCAGCTCTGACCTTCTTTTTGCCAAGGAAAGCTAAACTTGAGAAAACCGATTCTACGCCTGTGATGAACTAG
- the LOC124302244 gene encoding synaptic vesicle glycoprotein 2C-like isoform X3, whose amino-acid sequence MVFMNTGLGASSSGLIVPAASCDFKMRTEDKGRLTAAPMLGMVCGSYFWGCLADIKGRRTALLAALFLDGCAGLTSAFVPNYWVFAFLRFLNGFAITGQSAMIFPYLGEFQPKRLRETILCWLEMAWTAGIIMLPLLGWLIIPMTFRYTSENFSFASWNLFVLICSLPALSFSAVLLFFPESPKYLFEDSQDHRAMQILARMYAENSGKPAENYPVKFVRSGGDPLEAKLAVVSNDGLISPVKIKRRKKLIGKMLGDIVKHTMTILRPPYLTITLLTSTIQFAMTAAYYTLMSWFPELFRRFAEFEKENPDSSAGICSLSVVMPVANSTTQVDVVDEFGCETKLQGSVFLYTIFLGLACIPTSVWLPLCIGRLGYRFFLVVSTVFPGAAAVGLFFVTSSTQNLIVSCIFEALTSMGVSVVYCVLVTFYPTHLRVIAASFSALCGRSGALIGNLMFGYLLDLHCIVPIAVVAGLLFFGAALTFFLPRKAKLEKTDSTPVMN is encoded by the exons ATGGTGTTCATGAACACCGGACTCGGAGCCAGCAGCTCGGGTTTGATCGTACCTGCGGCTTCATGCGACTTCAAAATGAGGACCGAGGACAAGGGTCGGTTGACCGCCGCACCGATGCTCG gCATGGTCTGCGGCTCGTACTTCTGGGGATGTTTGGCGGACATCAAAGGTCGGCGAACAGCGCTGCTGGCAGCACTTTTCCTCGACGGATGTGCCGGTCTTACTTCAGCTTTCGTTCCGAATTATTGGGTCTTCGCTTTCCTCAGGTTCCTAAATGGATTCGC CATCACCGGACAGAGTGCCATGATATTTCCATACCTCGGTGAATTTCAACCCAAGAGATTGAGGGAGACTATTCTCTGCTGGCTGGAGATGGCTTGGACTGCTGGGATCATCATGCTCCCTT TGCTGGGTTGGCTGATAATCCCAATGACGTTCCGCTACACCTCGGAGAACTTCTCCTTCGCCTCGTGGAACCTCTTCGTCCTGATCTGCTCGCTGCCGGCTCTCTCGTTCAGCGCGGTGCTCCTTTTCTTTCCAGAATCACCAAAGTACCTGTTTGAGGACAGTCAGGATCACCGAGCGATGCAGATTCTGGCTCGGATGTACGCTGAGAACTCGGGAAAGCCGGCCGAAAATTATCCC GTGAAGTTCGTCAGGAGCGGCGGCGATCCTTTGGAAGCTAAATTGGCGGTAGTTTCAAACGACGGTCTAATTTCACCGGTGAAAATAAAGCGCCGTAAGAAGCTGATAGGGAAAATGTTGGGCGACATCGTCAAGCACACGATGACGATACTGCGGCCACCGTACCTTACGATAACGCTTCTCACCTCGACGATACAGTTTGCAATGACCGCCGCTTATTACACCCTGATGAGCTGGTTTCCGGAACTCTTTCGAAGGTTCGCCGAGTTCGAGAAGGAAAATCCGGATAGCTCTGCCGGCATTTGTTCCCTTTCCGTCGTAATGCCAGTCGCCAACTCTACCACG CAGGTAGACGTCGTAGATGAATTTGGGTGTGAGACCAAACTCCAGGGTTCCGTCTTCctttacacaatttttctgGGTCTGGCCTGCATTCCCACCAGCGTCTGGCTTCCTTTATGCATCGGACGTCTGGggtacagattttttttgg tcGTCAGCACTGTGTTTCCGGGCGCTGCTGCCGTTGGTCTCTTCTTCGTAACGTCATCGACACAGAATCTGATAGTTTCTTGTATATTCGAAGCCCTGACATCGATGGGAGTTAGTGTGGTTTACTGTGTGCTGGTCACTTTTTATCCCACACATTTGAG GGTAATCGCGGCGTCCTTTTCTGCATTGTGCGGTCGTTCCGGTGCGCTAATTGGGAACCTGATGTTCGGCTACCTGTTGGACCTTCATTGCATTGTTCCGATTGCGGTGGTCGCTGGCCTACTGTTCT TTGGCGCAGCTCTGACCTTCTTTTTGCCAAGGAAAGCTAAACTTGAGAAAACCGATTCTACGCCTGTGATGAACTAG
- the LOC124302244 gene encoding synaptic vesicle glycoprotein 2C-like isoform X2: MEVENQQRTKGVKPPLESEVQDAVDQTGFGKFHYKLFVICSMVFMNTGLGASSSGLIVPAASCDFKMRTEDKGRLTAAPMLGMVCGSYFWGCLADIKGRRTALLAALFLDGCAGLTSAFVPNYWVFAFLRFLNGFAITGQSAMIFPYLGEFQPKRLRETILCWLEMAWTAGIIMLPLLGWLIIPMTFRYTSENFSFASWNLFVLICSLPALSFSAVLLFFPESPKYLFEDSQDHRAMQILARMYAENSGKPAENYPVKFVRSGGDPLEAKLAVVSNDGLISPVKIKRRKKLIGKMLGDIVKHTMTILRPPYLTITLLTSTIQFAMTAAYYTLMSWFPELFRRFAEFEKENPDSSAGICSLSVVMPVANSTTVDVVDEFGCETKLQGSVFLYTIFLGLACIPTSVWLPLCIGRLGYRFFLVVSTVFPGAAAVGLFFVTSSTQNLIVSCIFEALTSMGVSVVYCVLVTFYPTHLRVIAASFSALCGRSGALIGNLMFGYLLDLHCIVPIAVVAGLLFFGAALTFFLPRKAKLEKTDSTPVMN; encoded by the exons ATGGAAGTCGAAAATCAACAACGAACGAAAG GTGTAAAGCCGCCGTTAGAGAGTGAAGTCCAAGATGCAGTTGATCAAACAG GTTTCGGAAAATTTCACTACAAACTCTTCGTCATCTGTTCAATGGTGTTCATGAACACCGGACTCGGAGCCAGCAGCTCGGGTTTGATCGTACCTGCGGCTTCATGCGACTTCAAAATGAGGACCGAGGACAAGGGTCGGTTGACCGCCGCACCGATGCTCG gCATGGTCTGCGGCTCGTACTTCTGGGGATGTTTGGCGGACATCAAAGGTCGGCGAACAGCGCTGCTGGCAGCACTTTTCCTCGACGGATGTGCCGGTCTTACTTCAGCTTTCGTTCCGAATTATTGGGTCTTCGCTTTCCTCAGGTTCCTAAATGGATTCGC CATCACCGGACAGAGTGCCATGATATTTCCATACCTCGGTGAATTTCAACCCAAGAGATTGAGGGAGACTATTCTCTGCTGGCTGGAGATGGCTTGGACTGCTGGGATCATCATGCTCCCTT TGCTGGGTTGGCTGATAATCCCAATGACGTTCCGCTACACCTCGGAGAACTTCTCCTTCGCCTCGTGGAACCTCTTCGTCCTGATCTGCTCGCTGCCGGCTCTCTCGTTCAGCGCGGTGCTCCTTTTCTTTCCAGAATCACCAAAGTACCTGTTTGAGGACAGTCAGGATCACCGAGCGATGCAGATTCTGGCTCGGATGTACGCTGAGAACTCGGGAAAGCCGGCCGAAAATTATCCC GTGAAGTTCGTCAGGAGCGGCGGCGATCCTTTGGAAGCTAAATTGGCGGTAGTTTCAAACGACGGTCTAATTTCACCGGTGAAAATAAAGCGCCGTAAGAAGCTGATAGGGAAAATGTTGGGCGACATCGTCAAGCACACGATGACGATACTGCGGCCACCGTACCTTACGATAACGCTTCTCACCTCGACGATACAGTTTGCAATGACCGCCGCTTATTACACCCTGATGAGCTGGTTTCCGGAACTCTTTCGAAGGTTCGCCGAGTTCGAGAAGGAAAATCCGGATAGCTCTGCCGGCATTTGTTCCCTTTCCGTCGTAATGCCAGTCGCCAACTCTACCACG GTAGACGTCGTAGATGAATTTGGGTGTGAGACCAAACTCCAGGGTTCCGTCTTCctttacacaatttttctgGGTCTGGCCTGCATTCCCACCAGCGTCTGGCTTCCTTTATGCATCGGACGTCTGGggtacagattttttttgg tcGTCAGCACTGTGTTTCCGGGCGCTGCTGCCGTTGGTCTCTTCTTCGTAACGTCATCGACACAGAATCTGATAGTTTCTTGTATATTCGAAGCCCTGACATCGATGGGAGTTAGTGTGGTTTACTGTGTGCTGGTCACTTTTTATCCCACACATTTGAG GGTAATCGCGGCGTCCTTTTCTGCATTGTGCGGTCGTTCCGGTGCGCTAATTGGGAACCTGATGTTCGGCTACCTGTTGGACCTTCATTGCATTGTTCCGATTGCGGTGGTCGCTGGCCTACTGTTCT TTGGCGCAGCTCTGACCTTCTTTTTGCCAAGGAAAGCTAAACTTGAGAAAACCGATTCTACGCCTGTGATGAACTAG